A stretch of the Candidatus Latescibacter sp. genome encodes the following:
- a CDS encoding Ig-like domain-containing protein, translating to MENTISQNHKTAGSSLWAFAPLCLCASFFIFGLSCARQGFPPGGPKDVTPAALASSIPAPLSKNVSATEPVVIEFTKAMDEKSVADNLFIVPIPAQWPELRWKSGSRVLTLRFPKPLRDNTTYVITVGSKASDTRTNQLKDSISLKFSTGEVIENGEIRGKVVPFHFFAARPENVPGVDIVAYILADSTARPDPRNDVPDYMTQTNADGSYTLVGLSSSTYRLFAIGDKDRDGFYSEGYDMIGLASHDVTFAKGDTLALAPQTAISEKDTSQVQLRSIRPVDLQRVEFFFDKDIDPGSVELSIEGGIDILGWFILAGDLKRISVATSEQKNGKEYTVKSLQVKSSDGYPLLPMEKRPVFTGTDRPDTTALEILEWGPKLLTPGKDPVQLVFNRVLALPDSIRNVIADSSGVNPAVKKTGPNMLELFPASSWKENFNYLFMFNRENLRGAAGNRLTGPGAQIAFRVVPSDTLGFIEGTIGDKTGTPQSLYRLMFRNLDANTRKTLEIMGQAAWTAGMMIPGRYVAAGFRDDTANGVFTRGTVSPYRVSEPVYVYPDTITVVSRRTTGNINFIFQ from the coding sequence ATGGAAAATACTATCTCGCAAAATCATAAAACCGCTGGATCTTCCCTTTGGGCCTTTGCGCCTTTGTGCCTTTGTGCCTCGTTTTTTATCTTTGGACTTTCCTGCGCGCGGCAGGGATTCCCGCCCGGCGGGCCCAAGGATGTGACACCGGCGGCTTTAGCCAGCTCTATTCCGGCGCCTCTGTCAAAAAACGTTTCGGCAACAGAGCCCGTGGTCATTGAATTTACCAAGGCAATGGATGAAAAAAGCGTGGCGGACAATCTCTTTATCGTACCAATACCTGCCCAGTGGCCGGAATTGAGATGGAAATCGGGGAGCAGAGTTCTGACGCTGAGATTTCCTAAGCCGCTCCGTGACAACACAACCTATGTGATAACGGTCGGCTCGAAAGCGAGCGATACGAGGACCAATCAACTGAAAGACTCTATCTCCCTGAAATTCTCCACCGGAGAGGTGATCGAAAACGGTGAAATCAGGGGAAAAGTCGTTCCCTTTCACTTTTTTGCCGCCAGGCCGGAAAATGTGCCGGGAGTGGATATAGTCGCCTACATTCTTGCCGATTCGACAGCCAGGCCGGATCCACGGAACGATGTTCCCGATTACATGACCCAGACCAACGCCGACGGCAGCTACACTCTGGTGGGTCTCTCCAGCAGTACCTATCGACTGTTCGCCATCGGGGACAAAGACCGCGACGGTTTTTACTCCGAGGGTTACGATATGATCGGGCTGGCGTCTCATGATGTGACTTTTGCGAAAGGGGATACCCTTGCCCTGGCGCCGCAGACAGCCATTTCAGAAAAGGATACCTCGCAGGTGCAGCTTCGGTCGATACGTCCGGTTGACCTTCAGCGGGTGGAATTCTTTTTCGACAAGGACATCGATCCCGGTTCGGTTGAGCTGTCCATCGAGGGGGGGATTGATATCCTGGGCTGGTTCATCCTTGCAGGTGATCTGAAAAGAATCTCGGTTGCCACCTCGGAACAAAAAAACGGGAAAGAATATACCGTAAAGAGCCTCCAGGTAAAGAGCAGCGACGGGTATCCTTTATTGCCTATGGAGAAAAGGCCCGTTTTCACCGGAACAGATCGTCCCGATACCACTGCCCTTGAGATTCTCGAATGGGGGCCGAAATTACTTACCCCCGGAAAGGATCCTGTTCAATTGGTGTTCAACAGGGTTCTCGCCCTCCCGGACAGCATACGGAATGTGATTGCAGACTCCTCCGGAGTGAATCCGGCGGTAAAGAAAACCGGCCCGAACATGTTGGAGTTGTTCCCTGCTTCATCCTGGAAAGAGAATTTCAATTATCTTTTTATGTTTAACCGTGAAAATTTGCGCGGAGCTGCCGGTAACCGTCTGACCGGCCCGGGGGCGCAGATTGCATTCAGAGTGGTTCCATCCGACACCCTGGGGTTCATAGAGGGGACGATCGGCGATAAAACGGGAACTCCGCAATCGTTGTATCGTCTTATGTTCAGGAATCTTGACGCCAATACCCGGAAGACTCTGGAGATCATGGGGCAGGCTGCCTGGACCGCGGGAATGATGATCCCCGGCCGGTATGTTGCAGCAGGTTTCCGGGATGATACCGCCAACGGGGTGTTTACCCGGGGAACTGTTTCACCTTACCGGGTTTCGGAGCCGGTTTATGTATATCCCGATACAATCACTGTGGTTTCGCGCAGGACTACGGGGAATATAAATTTTATATTTCAGTGA